From the Pomacea canaliculata isolate SZHN2017 linkage group LG14, ASM307304v1, whole genome shotgun sequence genome, one window contains:
- the LOC112554763 gene encoding uncharacterized protein LOC112554763 isoform X5, with protein sequence MLHEDPVSSDQHPLAARPFLCPWLLLDQDVMLLYSRIEKFAWPQSPQDARVELLEDGSRRIMSCDELASIVLSPHGQDFTVCYLSCISEDCRKDKHLSPADEHQFQGNRRGICEDISKTSCAELLSQKLTRNTDECTSVTSENKHERPEGIIKDSCLTANKNSLVSTSGSTQPYNQHNDKLNSKVQCDAAKECCLIDCEGKSKATASVDVQDHEISGIIVSFGKVSTPDTNRTHKLTGETDETDAVLPKLSVSPINQDISSISRISSPDGLRGLIDSDLALSQTDETMTECLQETSTSVCHCTDVLHSSPLGFASIPAYTNQDKTACTIETALNNSSCMKRTLFSPDGDEVPCFDNTNNNKIITEKSNVTDREHGPHSPQSCKPACEEACHVKPVERVSKRSSESDLCGSFHVHMPSSVEDKSRSPVYPPNERGSAALTAMKSPWERQKDSSHRHEPVGFTSRDDGPGLVQGDLTSAAKHQYMWVTQHLSCSDCPPAWRHPLKLLQQKDPCDLLASTGIPINTTATQYSYMQTRKMTQTEGYIFTAVPPPLPLNCPFQHLHTWQSLTDSEESGAKTSFSEFKQARLKIIMMEGVVYRFIHSASMKTVEVYPGDGSVFVSQGITAHFFLHLLWKDGKLEEKTYSIKALPPQTPKSPYSIEKIIKRAHRFLTGCIENSKLSKIEDLACWKHVPVHVVEPLPLSILEECLVPGFGRFTAFTNGRIRVIFEDRTALDMVSDFSNRLHGCMQHSDSFGRETSDVYSQGLTAEKLSSLRVSGLDQMLRPHQSRLLLPCGKYIMVEVDKPGIYQRYVNAAMEWITWVQSSPEERRQFYHKRHNTISAQLSAKMELKKIECFNYIVDHSHITNSRFLRSSEHPSSFPEQSAPVCTHNWCLHCVGHPTGKVLTIPPMLCPAGAESVQRQISHHQSPPYSQPCGQVTGNQVKNEMDVQTTSHRQLSGAGQHVFTGYNIFLADSKGQELLLGFNSVKDALLKTSQMIKDIDEIVEQRKKSS encoded by the exons ATGCTACATGAGGATCCAGTCAGCAGTGACCAGCACCCTTTAGCAG CACGACCTTTCCTTTGTCCATGGCTTTTGCTGGACCAGGATGTTATG ttgctgTATTCCAGAATAGAGAAATTTGCTTGGCCGCAGTCCCCACAGGATGCTCGTGTGGAATTATTAGAGGATGGGAGTCGACGCATTATGTCATGTGATGAATTAGCCAGTATAGTACTCTCCCCTCATGGCCAAGACTTTACAGTGTGTTACCTTTCATGTATTAGTGAGGATTGCCGTAAAGACAAACATTTAAGCCCTGCAGATGAACACCAGTTTCAAGGGAACAGGAGAGGGATATGTGAAGACATTTCTAAGACATCATGTGCTGAACTACTTTCTCAAAAGTTAACAAGAAATACAGATGAATGTACAAGTGTTacatcagaaaataaacatgaaagacCAGAGGGAATCATAAAGGATTCTTGTCttactgcaaataaaaatagtctTGTGTCTACATCAGGCAGTACTCAGCCATATAATCAGCATAATGACAAGCTTAACAGCAAAGTACAGTGTGATGCTGCTAAAGAATGTTGTCTGATTGACTGTGAGGGAAAGAGTAAAGCTACAGCAAGTGTTGATGTTCAGGATCACGAAATATCAGGCATCATTGTTTCTTTTGGTAAAGTGTCAACACCAGACACTAACCGCACTCACAAATTAACAGGAGAAACTGATGAAACGGATGCAGTGTTGCCAAAGTTGTCAGTTTCACCAATCAACCAAGATATTTCAAGCATTAGCAGAATTTCTTCACCAGATGGGCTTCGCGGCTTGATAGACTCTGACCTAGCATTGTCTCAGACAGATGAGACCATGACCGAATGTCTGCAGGAAACCTCAACATCAGTATGCCACTGCACAGATGTCCTTCATAGTTCTCCACTGGGTTTTGCCAGCATACCTGCATACACTAATCAAGACAAGACAGCCTGTACCATAGAAACAGCTCTAAACAATAGTTCCTGCATGAAGAGAACTTTATTTAGTCCTGATGGAGATGAAGTGCCTTGTTTTGATAacaccaacaataataaaataatcacgGAGAAAAGTAATGTCACAGATAGGGAACATGGACCACATAGCCCACAATCTTGTAAACCTGCTTGTGAAGAAGCCTGTCATGTGAAGCCTGTAGAGAGGGTAAGCAAAAGATCCAGTGAATCTGATTTGTGTGGTTCCTTTCATGTTCACATGCCTTCTTCAGTAGAAGATAAAAGTAGGAGCCCAGTATACCCTCCAAATGAAAGAGGCAGTGCTGCATTGACTGCCATGAAAAGCCCTtgggaaagacagaaagattcATCACACAGACATGAACCTGTTGGCTTTACAAGCAGAGATGATGGGCCAGGTCTAGTTCAGGGAGActtgacgtcagcagcaaaACATCAGTACATGTGGGTGACACAACACTTGTCATGTAGTGACTGTCCACCTGCATGGAGACATCCACTTAAGCTTCTGCAGCAGAAAGATCCATGTGACTTGCTGG CTTCAACTGGCATCCCTATAAACACTACGGCCACACAATACAGTTACATGCAGACAAGGAAGATGACACAAACTGAAGGGTATATTTTTACAGcagttcctccaccactgcCTCTCAACTGCCCCTTTCAGCACCTGCACACTTGGCAGTCCCTAACAGACAGCGAAGAGAGTGGAGCCAAAACCTCCTTCAGTGAATTTAAACAAGCTCGTTTAAAGATCATCATGATGGAAGGTGTGGTCTATAG ATTCATTCATTCTGCCAGTATGAAGACAGTGGAGGTGTATCCAGGTGATGGCAGTGTCTTTGTGTCTCAAGGCATCACAGCTCACTTCTTCCTGCACTTATTGTGGAAGGATGGGAAA TTAGAAGAGAAGACATATTCCATCAAGGCATTGCCTCCCCAAACGCCAAAGTCTCCATATTCCATTGAAAAAATCATCAAAAGAGCCCACAG ATTTCTGACTGGTTGCATTGAAAACAGCAAGTTGTCTAAAATAGAAGACTTAGCCTGTTGGAAG CATGTTCCAGTTCATGTGGTGGAGCCATTGCCACTGTCCATTTTAGAGGAATGTTTGGTGCCCGGATTTGGACGGTTTACAGCTTTTACCAATGGACGGATCAGGGTCATTTTTGAAGACAGAACAGCTCTTGATATGGTGTCAGACTTTTCTAACCGTTTGCATGGTTGCATGCAGCATTCTGATTCCTTCGGCAGAGAG ACTTCAGATGTATATTCACAGGGGCTGACAGCAGAGAAATTGTCATCCTTAAGGGTATCTGGACTGGACCAGATGCTGAGACCCCACCAGTCTCGTCTGTTGCTGCCCTGTGGAAAGTACATTATGGTAGAAGTGGACAAACCAGGAATCTATCAGAG ATATGTGAATGCAGCCATGGAGTGGATTACATGGGTCCAGTCCTCACCCGAGGAGCGACGTCAGTTTTACCATAAACGGCACAACACTATTTCAGCTCAGTT ATCAGCCAAGATGGAACTGAAAAAGATAGAATGTTTTAACT ATATTGTGGATCACAGCCATATTACAAACTCGAGGTTTTTGAGGTCAAGTGAGCATCCATCAAGCTTCCCTGAGCAAAGTGCTCCAGTGTGTACACATAATTGGTGTTTACATTGTGTGGGACATCCTACAGGCAAGGTACTGACAATTCCACCCATGCTGTGTCCTGCTGGGGCAGAGAGTGTACAGAGACAAATTAGTCATCACCAATCTCCTCCATATTCTCAGCCTTGTGGTCAAGTCACTGGCAATCAGGTCAAAAATGAAATGGATGTCCAAACTACCTCTCACAGACAGTTAAGTGGAGCTGGGCAACATGTTTTTACAGGCTATAACATATTTCTGGCTGACTCAAAGGGCCAAGAGTTATTGCTGGGATTTAATTCTGTGAAAGATGCTTTGCTCAAAACTTCACAGATGATCAAGGATATAGACGAGATAGTAGAGCAGAGGAAAAAATCATCTTGA
- the LOC112554763 gene encoding uncharacterized protein LOC112554763 isoform X4 codes for MLHEDPVSSDQHPLADRGAVHKWTQFVTSTHKVKVQQSLDFRNRFAARPFLCPWLLLDQDVMLLYSRIEKFAWPQSPQDARVELLEDGSRRIMSCDELASIVLSPHGQDFTVCYLSCISEDCRKDKHLSPADEHQFQGNRRGICEDISKTSCAELLSQKLTRNTDECTSVTSENKHERPEGIIKDSCLTANKNSLVSTSGSTQPYNQHNDKLNSKVQCDAAKECCLIDCEGKSKATASVDVQDHEISGIIVSFGKVSTPDTNRTHKLTGETDETDAVLPKLSVSPINQDISSISRISSPDGLRGLIDSDLALSQTDETMTECLQETSTSVCHCTDVLHSSPLGFASIPAYTNQDKTACTIETALNNSSCMKRTLFSPDGDEVPCFDNTNNNKIITEKSNVTDREHGPHSPQSCKPACEEACHVKPVERVSKRSSESDLCGSFHVHMPSSVEDKSRSPVYPPNERGSAALTAMKSPWERQKDSSHRHEPVGFTSRDDGPGLVQGDLTSAAKHQYMWVTQHLSCSDCPPAWRHPLKLLQQKDPCDLLASTGIPINTTATQYSYMQTRKMTQTEGYIFTAVPPPLPLNCPFQHLHTWQSLTDSEESGAKTSFSEFKQARLKIIMMEGVVYRFIHSASMKTVEVYPGDGSVFVSQGITAHFFLHLLWKDGKLEEKTYSIKALPPQTPKSPYSIEKIIKRAHRFLTGCIENSKLSKIEDLACWKHVPVHVVEPLPLSILEECLVPGFGRFTAFTNGRIRVIFEDRTALDMVSDFSNRLHGCMQHSDSFGRETSDVYSQGLTAEKLSSLRVSGLDQMLRPHQSRLLLPCGKYIMVEVDKPGIYQRYVNAAMEWITWVQSSPEERRQFYHKRHNTISAQLSAKMELKKIECFNYIVDHSHITNSRFLRSSEHPSSFPEQSAPVCTHNWCLHCVGHPTGKVLTIPPMLCPAGAESVQRQISHHQSPPYSQPCGQVTGNQVKNEMDVQTTSHRQLSGAGQHVFTGYNIFLADSKGQELLLGFNSVKDALLKTSQMIKDIDEIVEQRKKSS; via the exons ATGCTACATGAGGATCCAGTCAGCAGTGACCAGCACCCTTTAGCAG ACAGAGGAGCTGTTCACAAATGGACACAATTCGTGACCAGCACCCATAAGGTCAAAGTACAGCAATCCCTTGATTTCCGAAATCGTTTTGCAGCACGACCTTTCCTTTGTCCATGGCTTTTGCTGGACCAGGATGTTATG ttgctgTATTCCAGAATAGAGAAATTTGCTTGGCCGCAGTCCCCACAGGATGCTCGTGTGGAATTATTAGAGGATGGGAGTCGACGCATTATGTCATGTGATGAATTAGCCAGTATAGTACTCTCCCCTCATGGCCAAGACTTTACAGTGTGTTACCTTTCATGTATTAGTGAGGATTGCCGTAAAGACAAACATTTAAGCCCTGCAGATGAACACCAGTTTCAAGGGAACAGGAGAGGGATATGTGAAGACATTTCTAAGACATCATGTGCTGAACTACTTTCTCAAAAGTTAACAAGAAATACAGATGAATGTACAAGTGTTacatcagaaaataaacatgaaagacCAGAGGGAATCATAAAGGATTCTTGTCttactgcaaataaaaatagtctTGTGTCTACATCAGGCAGTACTCAGCCATATAATCAGCATAATGACAAGCTTAACAGCAAAGTACAGTGTGATGCTGCTAAAGAATGTTGTCTGATTGACTGTGAGGGAAAGAGTAAAGCTACAGCAAGTGTTGATGTTCAGGATCACGAAATATCAGGCATCATTGTTTCTTTTGGTAAAGTGTCAACACCAGACACTAACCGCACTCACAAATTAACAGGAGAAACTGATGAAACGGATGCAGTGTTGCCAAAGTTGTCAGTTTCACCAATCAACCAAGATATTTCAAGCATTAGCAGAATTTCTTCACCAGATGGGCTTCGCGGCTTGATAGACTCTGACCTAGCATTGTCTCAGACAGATGAGACCATGACCGAATGTCTGCAGGAAACCTCAACATCAGTATGCCACTGCACAGATGTCCTTCATAGTTCTCCACTGGGTTTTGCCAGCATACCTGCATACACTAATCAAGACAAGACAGCCTGTACCATAGAAACAGCTCTAAACAATAGTTCCTGCATGAAGAGAACTTTATTTAGTCCTGATGGAGATGAAGTGCCTTGTTTTGATAacaccaacaataataaaataatcacgGAGAAAAGTAATGTCACAGATAGGGAACATGGACCACATAGCCCACAATCTTGTAAACCTGCTTGTGAAGAAGCCTGTCATGTGAAGCCTGTAGAGAGGGTAAGCAAAAGATCCAGTGAATCTGATTTGTGTGGTTCCTTTCATGTTCACATGCCTTCTTCAGTAGAAGATAAAAGTAGGAGCCCAGTATACCCTCCAAATGAAAGAGGCAGTGCTGCATTGACTGCCATGAAAAGCCCTtgggaaagacagaaagattcATCACACAGACATGAACCTGTTGGCTTTACAAGCAGAGATGATGGGCCAGGTCTAGTTCAGGGAGActtgacgtcagcagcaaaACATCAGTACATGTGGGTGACACAACACTTGTCATGTAGTGACTGTCCACCTGCATGGAGACATCCACTTAAGCTTCTGCAGCAGAAAGATCCATGTGACTTGCTGG CTTCAACTGGCATCCCTATAAACACTACGGCCACACAATACAGTTACATGCAGACAAGGAAGATGACACAAACTGAAGGGTATATTTTTACAGcagttcctccaccactgcCTCTCAACTGCCCCTTTCAGCACCTGCACACTTGGCAGTCCCTAACAGACAGCGAAGAGAGTGGAGCCAAAACCTCCTTCAGTGAATTTAAACAAGCTCGTTTAAAGATCATCATGATGGAAGGTGTGGTCTATAG ATTCATTCATTCTGCCAGTATGAAGACAGTGGAGGTGTATCCAGGTGATGGCAGTGTCTTTGTGTCTCAAGGCATCACAGCTCACTTCTTCCTGCACTTATTGTGGAAGGATGGGAAA TTAGAAGAGAAGACATATTCCATCAAGGCATTGCCTCCCCAAACGCCAAAGTCTCCATATTCCATTGAAAAAATCATCAAAAGAGCCCACAG ATTTCTGACTGGTTGCATTGAAAACAGCAAGTTGTCTAAAATAGAAGACTTAGCCTGTTGGAAG CATGTTCCAGTTCATGTGGTGGAGCCATTGCCACTGTCCATTTTAGAGGAATGTTTGGTGCCCGGATTTGGACGGTTTACAGCTTTTACCAATGGACGGATCAGGGTCATTTTTGAAGACAGAACAGCTCTTGATATGGTGTCAGACTTTTCTAACCGTTTGCATGGTTGCATGCAGCATTCTGATTCCTTCGGCAGAGAG ACTTCAGATGTATATTCACAGGGGCTGACAGCAGAGAAATTGTCATCCTTAAGGGTATCTGGACTGGACCAGATGCTGAGACCCCACCAGTCTCGTCTGTTGCTGCCCTGTGGAAAGTACATTATGGTAGAAGTGGACAAACCAGGAATCTATCAGAG ATATGTGAATGCAGCCATGGAGTGGATTACATGGGTCCAGTCCTCACCCGAGGAGCGACGTCAGTTTTACCATAAACGGCACAACACTATTTCAGCTCAGTT ATCAGCCAAGATGGAACTGAAAAAGATAGAATGTTTTAACT ATATTGTGGATCACAGCCATATTACAAACTCGAGGTTTTTGAGGTCAAGTGAGCATCCATCAAGCTTCCCTGAGCAAAGTGCTCCAGTGTGTACACATAATTGGTGTTTACATTGTGTGGGACATCCTACAGGCAAGGTACTGACAATTCCACCCATGCTGTGTCCTGCTGGGGCAGAGAGTGTACAGAGACAAATTAGTCATCACCAATCTCCTCCATATTCTCAGCCTTGTGGTCAAGTCACTGGCAATCAGGTCAAAAATGAAATGGATGTCCAAACTACCTCTCACAGACAGTTAAGTGGAGCTGGGCAACATGTTTTTACAGGCTATAACATATTTCTGGCTGACTCAAAGGGCCAAGAGTTATTGCTGGGATTTAATTCTGTGAAAGATGCTTTGCTCAAAACTTCACAGATGATCAAGGATATAGACGAGATAGTAGAGCAGAGGAAAAAATCATCTTGA
- the LOC112554763 gene encoding uncharacterized protein C5orf34 homolog isoform X1 produces MSGIPSLMVMYTDDGLEVRYSDGSRLQLSPCGSCMLHEDPVSSDQHPLADRGAVHKWTQFVTSTHKVKVQQSLDFRNRFAARPFLCPWLLLDQDVMLLYSRIEKFAWPQSPQDARVELLEDGSRRIMSCDELASIVLSPHGQDFTVCYLSCISEDCRKDKHLSPADEHQFQGNRRGICEDISKTSCAELLSQKLTRNTDECTSVTSENKHERPEGIIKDSCLTANKNSLVSTSGSTQPYNQHNDKLNSKVQCDAAKECCLIDCEGKSKATASVDVQDHEISGIIVSFGKVSTPDTNRTHKLTGETDETDAVLPKLSVSPINQDISSISRISSPDGLRGLIDSDLALSQTDETMTECLQETSTSVCHCTDVLHSSPLGFASIPAYTNQDKTACTIETALNNSSCMKRTLFSPDGDEVPCFDNTNNNKIITEKSNVTDREHGPHSPQSCKPACEEACHVKPVERVSKRSSESDLCGSFHVHMPSSVEDKSRSPVYPPNERGSAALTAMKSPWERQKDSSHRHEPVGFTSRDDGPGLVQGDLTSAAKHQYMWVTQHLSCSDCPPAWRHPLKLLQQKDPCDLLASTGIPINTTATQYSYMQTRKMTQTEGYIFTAVPPPLPLNCPFQHLHTWQSLTDSEESGAKTSFSEFKQARLKIIMMEGVVYRFIHSASMKTVEVYPGDGSVFVSQGITAHFFLHLLWKDGKLEEKTYSIKALPPQTPKSPYSIEKIIKRAHRFLTGCIENSKLSKIEDLACWKHVPVHVVEPLPLSILEECLVPGFGRFTAFTNGRIRVIFEDRTALDMVSDFSNRLHGCMQHSDSFGRETSDVYSQGLTAEKLSSLRVSGLDQMLRPHQSRLLLPCGKYIMVEVDKPGIYQRYVNAAMEWITWVQSSPEERRQFYHKRHNTISAQLSAKMELKKIECFNYIVDHSHITNSRFLRSSEHPSSFPEQSAPVCTHNWCLHCVGHPTGKVLTIPPMLCPAGAESVQRQISHHQSPPYSQPCGQVTGNQVKNEMDVQTTSHRQLSGAGQHVFTGYNIFLADSKGQELLLGFNSVKDALLKTSQMIKDIDEIVEQRKKSS; encoded by the exons ATGTCTGGTATTCCTTCCCTGATGGTGATGTACACAGATGATGGGTTGGAAGTTCGTTATTCAGATGGGTCCCGACTACAGCTATCTCCCTGTGGATCATGCATGCTACATGAGGATCCAGTCAGCAGTGACCAGCACCCTTTAGCAG ACAGAGGAGCTGTTCACAAATGGACACAATTCGTGACCAGCACCCATAAGGTCAAAGTACAGCAATCCCTTGATTTCCGAAATCGTTTTGCAGCACGACCTTTCCTTTGTCCATGGCTTTTGCTGGACCAGGATGTTATG ttgctgTATTCCAGAATAGAGAAATTTGCTTGGCCGCAGTCCCCACAGGATGCTCGTGTGGAATTATTAGAGGATGGGAGTCGACGCATTATGTCATGTGATGAATTAGCCAGTATAGTACTCTCCCCTCATGGCCAAGACTTTACAGTGTGTTACCTTTCATGTATTAGTGAGGATTGCCGTAAAGACAAACATTTAAGCCCTGCAGATGAACACCAGTTTCAAGGGAACAGGAGAGGGATATGTGAAGACATTTCTAAGACATCATGTGCTGAACTACTTTCTCAAAAGTTAACAAGAAATACAGATGAATGTACAAGTGTTacatcagaaaataaacatgaaagacCAGAGGGAATCATAAAGGATTCTTGTCttactgcaaataaaaatagtctTGTGTCTACATCAGGCAGTACTCAGCCATATAATCAGCATAATGACAAGCTTAACAGCAAAGTACAGTGTGATGCTGCTAAAGAATGTTGTCTGATTGACTGTGAGGGAAAGAGTAAAGCTACAGCAAGTGTTGATGTTCAGGATCACGAAATATCAGGCATCATTGTTTCTTTTGGTAAAGTGTCAACACCAGACACTAACCGCACTCACAAATTAACAGGAGAAACTGATGAAACGGATGCAGTGTTGCCAAAGTTGTCAGTTTCACCAATCAACCAAGATATTTCAAGCATTAGCAGAATTTCTTCACCAGATGGGCTTCGCGGCTTGATAGACTCTGACCTAGCATTGTCTCAGACAGATGAGACCATGACCGAATGTCTGCAGGAAACCTCAACATCAGTATGCCACTGCACAGATGTCCTTCATAGTTCTCCACTGGGTTTTGCCAGCATACCTGCATACACTAATCAAGACAAGACAGCCTGTACCATAGAAACAGCTCTAAACAATAGTTCCTGCATGAAGAGAACTTTATTTAGTCCTGATGGAGATGAAGTGCCTTGTTTTGATAacaccaacaataataaaataatcacgGAGAAAAGTAATGTCACAGATAGGGAACATGGACCACATAGCCCACAATCTTGTAAACCTGCTTGTGAAGAAGCCTGTCATGTGAAGCCTGTAGAGAGGGTAAGCAAAAGATCCAGTGAATCTGATTTGTGTGGTTCCTTTCATGTTCACATGCCTTCTTCAGTAGAAGATAAAAGTAGGAGCCCAGTATACCCTCCAAATGAAAGAGGCAGTGCTGCATTGACTGCCATGAAAAGCCCTtgggaaagacagaaagattcATCACACAGACATGAACCTGTTGGCTTTACAAGCAGAGATGATGGGCCAGGTCTAGTTCAGGGAGActtgacgtcagcagcaaaACATCAGTACATGTGGGTGACACAACACTTGTCATGTAGTGACTGTCCACCTGCATGGAGACATCCACTTAAGCTTCTGCAGCAGAAAGATCCATGTGACTTGCTGG CTTCAACTGGCATCCCTATAAACACTACGGCCACACAATACAGTTACATGCAGACAAGGAAGATGACACAAACTGAAGGGTATATTTTTACAGcagttcctccaccactgcCTCTCAACTGCCCCTTTCAGCACCTGCACACTTGGCAGTCCCTAACAGACAGCGAAGAGAGTGGAGCCAAAACCTCCTTCAGTGAATTTAAACAAGCTCGTTTAAAGATCATCATGATGGAAGGTGTGGTCTATAG ATTCATTCATTCTGCCAGTATGAAGACAGTGGAGGTGTATCCAGGTGATGGCAGTGTCTTTGTGTCTCAAGGCATCACAGCTCACTTCTTCCTGCACTTATTGTGGAAGGATGGGAAA TTAGAAGAGAAGACATATTCCATCAAGGCATTGCCTCCCCAAACGCCAAAGTCTCCATATTCCATTGAAAAAATCATCAAAAGAGCCCACAG ATTTCTGACTGGTTGCATTGAAAACAGCAAGTTGTCTAAAATAGAAGACTTAGCCTGTTGGAAG CATGTTCCAGTTCATGTGGTGGAGCCATTGCCACTGTCCATTTTAGAGGAATGTTTGGTGCCCGGATTTGGACGGTTTACAGCTTTTACCAATGGACGGATCAGGGTCATTTTTGAAGACAGAACAGCTCTTGATATGGTGTCAGACTTTTCTAACCGTTTGCATGGTTGCATGCAGCATTCTGATTCCTTCGGCAGAGAG ACTTCAGATGTATATTCACAGGGGCTGACAGCAGAGAAATTGTCATCCTTAAGGGTATCTGGACTGGACCAGATGCTGAGACCCCACCAGTCTCGTCTGTTGCTGCCCTGTGGAAAGTACATTATGGTAGAAGTGGACAAACCAGGAATCTATCAGAG ATATGTGAATGCAGCCATGGAGTGGATTACATGGGTCCAGTCCTCACCCGAGGAGCGACGTCAGTTTTACCATAAACGGCACAACACTATTTCAGCTCAGTT ATCAGCCAAGATGGAACTGAAAAAGATAGAATGTTTTAACT ATATTGTGGATCACAGCCATATTACAAACTCGAGGTTTTTGAGGTCAAGTGAGCATCCATCAAGCTTCCCTGAGCAAAGTGCTCCAGTGTGTACACATAATTGGTGTTTACATTGTGTGGGACATCCTACAGGCAAGGTACTGACAATTCCACCCATGCTGTGTCCTGCTGGGGCAGAGAGTGTACAGAGACAAATTAGTCATCACCAATCTCCTCCATATTCTCAGCCTTGTGGTCAAGTCACTGGCAATCAGGTCAAAAATGAAATGGATGTCCAAACTACCTCTCACAGACAGTTAAGTGGAGCTGGGCAACATGTTTTTACAGGCTATAACATATTTCTGGCTGACTCAAAGGGCCAAGAGTTATTGCTGGGATTTAATTCTGTGAAAGATGCTTTGCTCAAAACTTCACAGATGATCAAGGATATAGACGAGATAGTAGAGCAGAGGAAAAAATCATCTTGA